The window GAATGGTTAGCCATGAGACAGtggagattatttcttatattcattctAGAAGGCTTATATctaggggttgcgagtcttatcttgcttatatttgtgatactagtgtggagagtTTGTTGTTTGACTTTGTTCTTGTTGTTTGTGAGTTTTCAGATGTGTTCCCTATCGATCTATCTGGTATTCCCCCTttccatgagattgagtttgctattaatCTCAGGCatggcacccgacctatttctttGGCACCTTATCGTATGACTCGTGCCGAGCTTAAAGAGATGAATTCTcaacttcaggatcttcttggtaagggttttattagaccaagtatGTCTATTTGGGGAGCTCTTGTATTGTTTGTGAGGAAGAAAGATAgatccatgcatatgtgtattgattataggcagctgaataaggtgacggtgaagaaccgttatcctatgcctcgtattgatgatttgtttgacaagCTTTTAGGGAGCgacagtgttttctaagattgatttgagatctggttaccatcagttgagtaTTCATGCTAAGGATATCCTGAAGACAgcttttaggacccattatggtcattataagttcttaatAATGTCATTTAGGTTGCCTAATGCCCCAGCtgcatttatgaatttgatgaatcgAGTATCCTGGCCTTATTTAgattccttcatgattgtgttcatcgatgacatccttgtatattcaagaagtagagaggagcatgcgcaatatttgaggatcgtgttccagactttgagagatcatgttcTTTTTACcaagttctttaagtgtgagttttggatggAGTCTATGAAATTCttaggacatgtggtgtctaaggatgggttATGGTTGACCCAACTAATATTGAGgcaattcgtgattgggctagacctacatcttcgattgaggttcatagctttattggtttggacAATTATTATTGACTCTTCGTCGAGGGTTTTGCTATTATTTTAGCCACTATGACTAGATTAACTCTGAAGGAGGTTCTCATTCGATGGTTCGATGAGTGTGAGTTAAGATTTGAATAGATTAAGGATTTTCTTACCTCagctcctattttagctcttctATTCAAGGGTGAAGGattcaccatgttttgtgatgcttttaggGTTAGTTTAGGTTGTGTTAcagggtcatgttattgcttatacTTTgagacagcttaaggtgcatgagtgcaactatCACAATCATGATTTGTAGTTGGCAGCAATAGTTTTTaagcttaagatttggaggcattatctttacagtgtgcattgtgagattttcactgatcatcgcagtcttcaacatcttatgacctagatGGAGCTTAATGCTAGACAACATAGATGaatagagttgcttaaggattatgatatttccatcttataTTATCCAGGCAAGGCGAATATGGTAGCGGATGCCTTAAGCTATAAGGTAGTCAGTATAGGTACATTGACTTGTATTTCAGGTTCTCAGAGGCCGTTGGCATGGGACACTATGTTGTTAGATAACTTgatggtttgccttgatatttcagaccctagaagGATtttttgctagtgttgaggcaagGTCTTCATTATTTGGATAGATTCGAGATCgccagtttgaggatagtaagcttcgCTTATtttgtgatcaggtgttgagtggtgagttcGAGAGAAACACTATAGATTCTAAGGTTGTTTTGAGATTTTATCCGCATTTGTGTTTCAatgattgatgacttgatttagttgattttgcatgagACCCATaactctagatattccattcatcttgGTACAACCAAGAAGTATAGGGATTTGAGActgcattattggtggagtggtatgaggaGAGATGTGGAAAACTTTGTAGcgcattgcctatgttgtcagcaggcaAAGACGGAGCATCAATGATTGGGTAGATTAATTCAGAGATTGCCCcggattaccatggattttgtcaGTGGTTTGCCTTACACTTCCCATGGtttcgatggtatttgggtcgatcgtttgaccaagtcagtatatttcattttgatttaaatatcctttagtgctgagagattagcccatgtctatgtttgggagatagtCTTTTGCATGGTTCCCacttttattatttcaaaccatGGTTCGGTGTTCACTTTAAGATTTTAGAGAGCATTTAagaaggagttgggtactcaggagGATCTTAGCACAGCCtttcatctgcagacagatggCCAGTTcgagtggactatttaggttcttcTTACGGACATACTCCAAGCCcatgttatagattttggaggcCATTAGGAGAAACACTTAGCATTGGAAAAGTTTGCGTATAACAAAAgttattatttgagtattgagatagcaccttttgaggctttgtatggtaggatatgtcgTTCTCTaattggatagtttgagacttTTAAGATTAGGCTCGATAGTATGGATTTGCTTCAAGATTcgttggatagagttagggtgattcaggataggttgagagcagttcagagtaggtagaaggcctaTGCAAACCGTAGGCTTcgtgccttgatatttggagttaTTGATCGTGTATTCCTCTGTGTATcgcctatgaagggtgtgatgagattcAATAGGAAGGGCAAGCTttgtcctagatatattggaccatttgagattctttgtgCAATTGgcgaggtggcttatgagttagctttacctctagATCTTTTCattgttcatctaattttccatgtttctatgttacaGCAATACATTTCTGGTAATTGTCATATGCTTAGATGAGACTCAATCCAGTTGGATGAGTGTTTGATCTTTGTAGAGAAGTCGGTGCTCATTTTGGAAAGTGATGTCAGACAGTTGTGCACTAGAGATTCTTCTAattaaggttcagtagaggcaCCTCCCAGTGGAGGAGGCCACTAGGGAGATCGAGAGCGAGATCCCGACCCAGTATCCTTACctgtttgagacttcaggtatatcctaatctTTAACTTTCAGGGACGAAAGTTTCTTTAGTATTGGatactgtaatgacccttcagatcattttatatatttcttcttatttttatcgttagagattttccatagctgcctcaagtcatttatgacttgctgggactgacggTTTGGTTACCaagcagtttgtttggtttttagagtcaattccttattttgaactCTTCTCTGGTTTCAAATGGCCATCGGataaaaacttcagtaaaacgATCTCTTATGCAAATTTTAACTATGCCAGCggctctaaaatattgattttaggctaggtagacctttggttcgggttctGAGGCACTTGGGCTCACTTCaacctattgatcaaaaagttgagaaaataaaatatgggtgtgagacctacatttggtcgaaacaacatCGGATGCAAAATCAAGTGTgccattgagtctaaaatatcaaatttagtgtaGTTTGTTTACGTATTACGAGATTTCGAATAAATTTTGAGAGGTTGACGGAGACTTGAAAAAGTTTCCATGTCTCAGCTAATTTCTGGTGCAGTGGCGATCTCCAGCCAAAGGCCACGATCGCCATACCCTTGGCAGGGAAGATGGTGCAATCACAGTGGCCTGTCGCAATCGCGACTCCAATGGCAGGTGGGAGGTAGTGCAATCACATACTTCTGGTCGTGATAGTGACTGTTGACGCCCTGGATTGGGTATAAATTTAGCCCTTTTCCATGATTTTGggcattattcatctttttcctttAGAGCTAAACCCTGAAATAGTGTGTtagcttaaaattgaagcttgttgGTGATTGGAAAGATTGGGTaacatttattttcataattatcattcgctttaaggtaagaatttacccttttcttggtgaaatttcttgattaatcGCTCAAAACCCTAAAATTCTTAACCCCAATTTAGCAtggttttcacttattttttagggtaatgattccttgagcttgtATGAATATTGGGTTACTTTCGAAAATGCGATCTCCATAAGTAGGACCCATATGGGGTTTGACgtaatttttggacccgaagcataatGGTGCAAAATGGGTATCGgcattctcgtattgatgagtagaatgtgtatTGATCAGGGGAGGCTCAACCCTTTAAGAAAAAAGGTCACCGCCTTAGGcccccaaatttgaggggcctcattttctttagcaataatagattactgattttttaaaaaaaaaatattaaatattatctgtaaaaaaaaatggaagaatactcacaaaaatacctgaagtttgaacGGATTACTATTTGAGCATATTGaattttgcgggggtcctattacacacctatatttttttaagtgaaattaattcccccccccctccccgagacttttttaaagtggaattaattgtCCCCCGCAAAGTTATACCCAGTTTTGACGTCGAAAGTGTAGTACACGCGTTTGTCTTCTCCATTTTAccatttttcagtattttttcaccattataaccatattaaagattccataACTCAAATTCCTTctacaaatcaaattccaaatgatttcattgagtcaattacaaatttcaagttcaaaaaaccagaaattcaaattcaaatttcaatttttgactATTCAACACAACCTGTGGCACATTGAACGCAATGAAATTGGAAAttggaaactgaaaattgaatttaaattcaagtatgaaattgaatttgaatttgaaattattcaaagtttcaaattgaaaactttcttcaagaattattcaaatttgCTTCTAGTTTCGACGAACAATTTTTTCCCtcttagtggattttcttttttgattttttccctCAGTTAGTGGCTGATCAATGGTGGTTGGTTGGTGGTGGCAATAGTGGattaaattttgtcattttgatggaattgaagatgACCCATTTGGGATGTGTGCgttgaaattgaatcaaattgatgtaattgaattgggTGTGTTGAATATGACCATTtgggtgtgtatgtgtgtgatgaaattgtgttcaatttcaattcaacaatggagcaaccattgttgaagacTCCATTGTTggagagaataaagaaagaagataGAATAGAAgagagaagaatgaaaaaataaataaaaaatataaaactttaaaaaattagaaaatttaggggCTGTTTGGCAAAAAAAGAGTTTTTAACGTTTTTAACAATTTCACGCGTTCAATGCGCGTGACTAACACGCAATGGACCAAGTGGCAGTCATATgccattaaatacaaaaaaaaatctgggggttaataggacccccgcaaagtttagtatgctcaactgataatccggtcaaacttcaggtatttttgtgagtattcttccaaaaaataatttttgatataaagaaaagaattattagaagaagtttGATATATCTAGACTACTAAAGATTAAATGCActgattatataattaatttaaaaagaattattagaaaaaattaattatataattattagcatagatttataaaaaaaaaaactctccatTCGATTTTGACCTTAGGCCACAAATATGCTTGAGCTGCCCCtggttttgatagcttggcatcttgagggAGTTTCtcgaaaggaaaaaataaaggtttagCGGTTCGTTGAGCTTTCTTTGATATCGAGGTAGACTAGATTGATCCCTTGTTAGATTGTGCtacatagtatatttatgatatcttgttagattgggatggattttaggtgttggattgatgaaatgcaagacttagATTTGTTGGACCGTTTAAGATATTTGAAACGATAGAATTGGAATACTTAGCTTGTTGCTTTGAACCTTAGTGAATTGGACTTTATGGCTTATTCTTAGGATGAGAATGCACTAAATTACTCTAGTTAGATGGAAGTGGCGTTGTcactcatgcttagggtaagtGGGTCCTTAGTTGCTTACACTAATGGAGTTTGCCTTACTTTTCATTGAACTTAGTTAAAATGCTTGAGTAGAATCTTTACCTTCGGACTAATTGTGGCTTGCTATATATCTAAGAATGGATTTAGATAGCTTAGCATAAAAAGTAGCTTATCAATAGTCATATGACTATGTTATTGTTTTGTCTATTGATTGGGCTATCGAATATATCATTGAGTGAGACCTTGACCATGATATTGTTTAAGCCAAATTATGTTATTGACTGCGCTaagaataagctatagattattcCCTGGATTAGCTATTGATAAGCTACTTTTTATGCTAATGATAGTCATGGATTATACTATTGAAAAGTCACTGCTCATGATGATGCTTATGACTATGACCACGCTAAACaattatgctagtaatcatgTTAGAAAGTATCGATGATATTAGCAATTGTGTTATTATTTGTGCTATATTGTCATTctgatttatttaattatattgtgtCATGAATTATGTTAGAAATCTTGATGTTTGACTATATTGGCACTTATGGCGTTAATTATATAcccaattaaattttaaaaaatgacgtTGATATTCATTATACCCggtaaggctggaggatactgtgatgatattgctatctgacaaggccagaggatgtttatgatgatgcattgataCCCGGTAAGaccggaggatgattatattgatacgcctatgtgtacatctactggTTCGAGTCCGGCTATGCCTTGTGTATGGCAACTATATGCTTATGTCTACTTATATGAAATTTggttatgttgttgatattagtgaTGCCAATTATAGTCCGTAAGTGATAAATGTTTATAAAGTAGAATAGTTGATGATTAGAGGTAAATATGCAATAGCGGTGGATATTGTTAGGGGACTAATAGTGACTAGTTGATAAGCGAGGTTCAGTTGGTAAATGGTGATTAGTTAATAaagttagttgataaataatgttAGTTGATAAATAGTGTAGTTGATATATAATGGCTATCTAATATATAATGTTTAGTGGATATGTGGAGATATTTGCTAAATGATGACTAGAGGCCATATGATGACTAGTAACCAAatggattagttaataagagatggttagctCATAAATCGGTAGCTAGTGAATATCGATGATGATTTTGTTGTGATGGTAGCACTGTGGAATATAGGTATATTATCAAATGTTGGTAAATTGCGATAATGCTGGTAAAGGGCATAGTGATGATAATTGTGGGATGATGGTTAAATGGCAATGAAAATTAGCTATAATGTTGGTTGATTGCTTTGCttctcttgagtgtactctccagtcGTATGGGAGGCTGTGACAAACTCTTTACTTTTCTGCAGCGATTGacatatgggagccaattttataGTTTGTGATTGCTTATGCTAATGCGTTATGATAGATTATTATTTCGAATTGTTTACTTATTATGTTCGAGTGAtgattggcatgtgttgatgcctcgTATTATCTTGTTATTCCGgcttaattacttattttgtacAGCGATGTCGGAGATGATTCAAGTTCgtttctgtaccttgacttagttatgttatcttgcattttatcgtacttatatcatgatttagctcagtcggccgatgatgtctactgagtatccgttgttttggtactcatactacacttcggtacctttttggtacaaattcgagtactagttgtcgCCGTTGATCGTTCTTCGTGCGATGACTattttttggagatagggtgagctcttggagtttgaatTGCCCATTTTgctctatatttatttttcaatcttttgtttcgagacaaatgtattgactattctagactttcagttgtattaatactattagatgctcttgtactgactctaTCAAGTCGTGAaattggtatcttgtattgattttTTATTCTATCTAGAACCCTTgttatttataaattgtgttcttgaaattttgCTCATGTTGGGCATTCCCTACCTAATTAACCCATTGCGTTAGCTCCAggttatgatttggcttacctattgaCGAGATTTAGTAAGTGTCACCATGATACGTAAATCAGGTTGTGACATCATAGAAATACATTGTCATCACCGCAGAATCTGTTTCCAGATCGATCCGATGGCCGAAGTTTCTAGATCCAGTAACTGGAGTTTCTaatctctcttcttcttcatcatctcctcCTTACCACCGACGAACCAACCTCTGCCATTTCTGACATTGACAGCAAAGTCATCATGATTCCACTCCTCAAAACCACAGATTCAAATCCTTTTGCAGAGATACATGAATTTCCGACGAGATCAGACCTATCTTCACGACGTGAGGAAGGAGTGAGACGAAGAGGAGATTTGTAGTTTGGTGGTCAAAGCATGGTGGATCTTTGAGGGCATGACAACGGAGGGAGAAGATCTAGTTGGTTGTTTCATCAGATTCCAACATAAGCAGGCAAAAGGAATTCGTCGGAGTTGCGTTGTAGTGGTGGACCGATGGTTTGGGTTCACTGAAAAAAATAGGGAAAGGAGGGTTGACGGCTGGTGGATACACGTAATTCTGTGTATCTCAAATACACCCAAATTTTGTATTGTGTATATGAACAATTACTTCGATTATCTTGTAATTAGGGCCAAACCTCCTATATTTCTGATGTTTGCCCTTTTTTCCCTTATTTAGGTTCAGGACTGTACCATTATGTGGAATCAAGGGAGAAAAAATGGAAGTCTCAAGGTTCCCCCACCCAAACACAGCAAAcccccaaaaaaaatatattgtaacaGGATTTCTAGAGGCCTGCTGCAAATCGCTGATATGTTCTCCAGATTTAGCACATATGATCTTCAGCAAGAATATGAAGCCAAATTTGGCATATGAATCAGTCACATTGTCGCTACAGGCACTTTTACAAAAGACTTGGAACAATATGTCAAAAATGAATTTTCTTACAGCTTCTGATCCACCAATAAGCTAATGGAATCATTTCGGCGAAGAAGAGAAAACGGATCATCCTTTGATAATTTAGACTCTGGACGATTACTTTCAACTGATGTAGGTTGACAAACACGTCTGGTATCAGCAATCAGCATATTTTACGGAAATTCGCAAAGAGTGAGCCTCTTTTGTTCTTCTCCAATCTTCTTGCCTTCAATACAACAATATGAACATATCATTACGTATAATGGTAGGTACACCGATGAACACCGCCATATGCTATGATGGATGACAAACAACTGCATTACAGGATAAATCACTATCCACAACCCACATAGCAAACTCTTCAAGTCGTTTCTGTATTCGTTCTGAACCCATCTCAGGTGACCAAAAGGCAAACTTCTTTTCATTCCTTGAAGTGGTTTGGTTAGCATCCATATAACTGATGTTCAAGCTAAAGTCAGTTTCATCAACACTGTTAAATGTGGTTCTCTTTTGTTGCAATAACTTCTCAACTAGATTTACAAAATTTCCCTCTGTGGCATTTGAACCTCTTGTCTTCAGAGTGGCAACTGAGGCAACAACTTTGTCAACAACATTGTCatcccaaattttcaaagcagATCCTGAATTTCTTATGAAGACAAGTTTAAAGTTCTTCCCCAAGGTAAAGTCATTCGCAGGATCATATGAATCAAGAAATGAATCACTGCTGAGAGGAATCATGTCACTATCCACAACCCATGAGTTGTATTTAAGTTCCAACAACTTTCTAACTACATGGACTTTCACAACCACCTCTTTGCCCAATTCTTCATCTGATTTTTCAAAGCTAATCGAGCTTTGTAACCTAACACTGTCAATAAATTGGTCTGTGTCGATGACAGCATAACCCCTTCTTGCAAGATCAAGTAGGAAAGATGACTGTGGACCCAATAAGACATAATTTTGGATATTCAATCTTTCAAAGTGGCAGAGAAGATTCCTAATAATTGACTCTGACATCTGTTGTAGGTTCACCAATAGTATAGTCCTCAATTTCTGAACCGAGTGAAGAACAGAGACTAGATCACCAGAACTGCGTATAATTCTACCGGGAGAAACTTCCTTGAAACAGAAATCATACCACTTCAGACTGTGCAAAGACTGCAGCTTTAAAAGGTTAAAATCAAAAGACTTCTCATCCACTAAAGAAGAATCTGGCCCAGCTGATTTCCCATAGTTAACACCAGCATCACGATGAGACACACTAAAAGCTCGCTCATGCAAAAGGTTGGTATAAATATTAAAGTAACCACGAGCATGGATGAATTTAATGAACCAAGGTGTCCAGATTCTTTCCCCCATTTTTTTGTACCATCCTGTTGTCACCTACAAGCAAATTACGTTTTACAGAAAAGAGTAATAGTTAATTTTAATAGGTTTGTCATCACTAATAATGCAAGGAGGAGAGAAAATTCAAGCGATACACTACCATCCCATCAAGAAATGGCTTCAACCCCTTGGCCTTGTGTGTGTCATACCATATGCGGAATTCTTTCCAAGGTCTTGGAAACAGAAGCTGACCCCAGGTGCCAACCAACTGGTACAAGAAAAGTTGAGTTTCATCATCAATCTGCATCTTGTTTCCATGTTTACCTGTTAGCCGAAAGTAAGTTATATCATCCGGATATGAGTGGCACATGACTGTTAGAGATTGTTGTAGAGGATGTTAAGAATGATTAAATTTCCAGAGGATTGAAGTACTCCAGTATCCAAGCAACACATAAACCTTCAAACAGCAACAATAGGCATGTATTCTTCAGTGGATAAAAATCAGAAACTTAAAGTAGGTTTTGAGGTATTCTAAATCTTATGAAGCATACAGGATGGCTCATGGAAATTACACTATTTGGGGAGCAGAAACCCATACACCAAAATGTTGAATATTAGAAGTGTTGAAGGGCTAATTGCAAGGAACTAGCAATTGATCTATGAGTTCTGTcatatctctacttttaaatCTTAAATCGGAAAGGCATGACACATGTATTTTAAGTTCTNNNNNNNNNNNNNNNNNNNNNNNNNNNNNNNNNNNNNNNNNNNNNNNNNNNNNNNNNNNNNNNNNNNNNNNNNNNNNNNNNNNNNNNNNNNNNNNNNNNNNNNNNNNNNNNNNNNNNNNNNNNNNNNNNNNNNNNNNNNNNNNNNNNNNNNNNNNNNNNNNNNNNNNNNNNNNNNNNNNNNNNNNNNNNNNNNNNNNNNNNNNNNNNNNNNNNNNNNNNNNNNNNNNNNNNNNNNNNNNNNNNNNNNNNNNNNNNNNNNNNNNNNNNNNNNNNNNNNNNNNNNNNNNNNNNNNNNNNNNNNNNNNNNNNNNNNNNNNNNNNNNNNNNNNNNNNNNNNNNNNNNNNNNNNNNNNNNNNNNNNNNNNNNNNNNNNNNNNNNNNNNNNNNNNNNNNNNNNNNNNNNNNNNNNNNNNNNNNNNNNNNNNNNNNNNNNNNNNNNNNNNNNNNNNNNNNNNNNNNNNNNNNNNNNNNNNNNN of the Capsicum annuum cultivar UCD-10X-F1 chromosome 11, UCD10Xv1.1, whole genome shotgun sequence genome contains:
- the LOC107847787 gene encoding uncharacterized protein LOC107847787 isoform X1, whose translation is MAQPKKTLKKLIPLFILLSLSALFLFSCHPSNLNTTKSFSFNPSSPLTHQNFTFIIKVLTFNRLESLSRCLNSLSKAHYDNHVVHLHIYIDHFQDSPNGYVEIDQNLNLSNRILDFVDGFSWKYGEKLVHYRTGNAGLQAQWLEAWWPSSDDEFAFVVEDDLELSPLYFRFLKSLIENYYYNSSNFSPMIYGASLQRPRFVPGKHGNKMQIDDETQLFLYQLVGTWGQLLFPRPWKEFRIWYDTHKAKGLKPFLDGMVTTGWYKKMGERIWTPWFIKFIHARGYFNIYTNLLHERAFSVSHRDAGVNYGKSAGPDSSLVDEKSFDFNLLKLQSLHSLKWYDFCFKEVSPGRIIRSSGDLVSVLHSVQKLRTILLVNLQQMSESIIRNLLCHFERLNIQNYVLLGPQSSFLLDLARRGYAVIDTDQFIDSVRLQSSISFEKSDEELGKEVVVKVHVVRKLLELKYNSWVVDSDMIPLSSDSFLDSYDPANDFTLGKNFKLVFIRNSGSALKIWDDNVVDKVVASVATLKTRGSNATEGNFVNLVEKLLQQKRTTFNSVDETDFSLNISYMDANQTTSRNEKKFAFWSPEMGSERIQKRLEEFAMWVVDSDLSCNAVVCHPS
- the LOC107847787 gene encoding uncharacterized protein LOC107847787 isoform X2, yielding MGLPCKGQGKHGNKMQIDDETQLFLYQLVGTWGQLLFPRPWKEFRIWYDTHKAKGLKPFLDGMVTTGWYKKMGERIWTPWFIKFIHARGYFNIYTNLLHERAFSVSHRDAGVNYGKSAGPDSSLVDEKSFDFNLLKLQSLHSLKWYDFCFKEVSPGRIIRSSGDLVSVLHSVQKLRTILLVNLQQMSESIIRNLLCHFERLNIQNYVLLGPQSSFLLDLARRGYAVIDTDQFIDSVRLQSSISFEKSDEELGKEVVVKVHVVRKLLELKYNSWVVDSDMIPLSSDSFLDSYDPANDFTLGKNFKLVFIRNSGSALKIWDDNVVDKVVASVATLKTRGSNATEGNFVNLVEKLLQQKRTTFNSVDETDFSLNISYMDANQTTSRNEKKFAFWSPEMGSERIQKRLEEFAMWVVDSDLSCNAVVCHPS